A single genomic interval of Labrus mixtus chromosome 6, fLabMix1.1, whole genome shotgun sequence harbors:
- the LOC132975446 gene encoding deleted in malignant brain tumors 1 protein-like isoform X3 codes for MWTLLVLCSVIFSHPVQGEKRWTEVQTKDYSAQPSCRYYCGSNMGSCSCSSSCKHYGNCCYDYNYYCSYMYTTYWPETTTTDQPSCRYNCGGHMGSCSCSSSCEYYGNCCHDYSSYCYSTTEQPGTASPCGGSLFGSGNFSSPNHPNYYHDNAYCVWYLRAADDHRIFLSFTYLELENCCSCDSISIYDGPSVSSSFLGKVCNDSQSTFYSTSKYMTVVFRTDSSVVGRGFSADFLTSLPPSSGRVSCSSDNMSIAIERSYLSSLGYDGNSLYLNDPNCRPQVNRYQVVFNYPIDTCGNVQKLENGRVVYTNTIKAYTTNHGEITRESYFKLSVGCRMDQDSVAQTMFLIHHRDNSSITGTGKFNTSMDYYTSGNFYNKVTQVPYKVTLNQNLYVQVDLKSHEGNLVLFLDTCVTSPSPHDFTSRPYYLVRNGCTADNTYRAYTTGTRPYAQFTFKAFKFLRASESVYIQCKVLVCQASDKNSRCRRGCVRRLARDLGPEHDHQTLVLGPIQLKGPEKKEEGTQKEDKA; via the exons ATGTGGACTCTTTTGGTTCTTTGCAGTGTGATCTTCTCACACCCAGTGCAAG GTGAAAAAAGATGGACTGAAGTACAAACAAAGGACTACTCAG CTCAGCCCTCTTGTCGTTACTATTGCGGCTCAAACATGGGAAGCtgctcctgctccagctcctgtAAACACTATGGCAACTGTTGCTATGACTACAACT ATTACTGCAGCTACATGTACACCACTTATTGGCCTGAAACAACCACCACAG ATCAGCCTTCCTGTCGCTACAACTGTGGCGGACACATGGGAAGCtgctcctgctccagctcctgtGAATACTATGGAAACTGTTGTCATGACTACTCCT cCTACTGCTATTCCACAACTGAACAACCAGGCACCG CAAGCCCATGTGGAGGCTCACTGTTTGGCTCTGGCAACTTCTCCAGCCCCAACCACCCAAACTACTACCACGACAATGCTTACTGTGTTTGGTATCTCAGAGCTGCAGACGACCACAGAATCTTCTTGTCATTCACGTACCTGGA ATTGGAGAACTGCTGCTCTTGTGACTCCATTTCAATCTACGACGGGCCGTCTGTCAGCTCAAGCTTTCTGGGGAAAGTCTGCAATGACAGTCAGAGTACTTTCTACTCTACCTCCAAATACATGACTGTGGTCTTCAGGACTGACAGTTCTGTGGTTGGTCGAGGGTTCAGTGCTGACTTCTTGACCTCTTTACCACCAAGCTCAG GTCGAGTGAGCTGTTCCTCAGACAACATGAGCATTGCGATTGAGCGTTCTTACCTGAGCTCGCTCGGCTACGATGGTAACAGTCTGTACCTGAACGACCCGAACTGCAGACCCCAGGTCAACAGATATCAGGTGGTCTTCAATTACCCCATTGATACTTGTGGCAACGTTCAAAAG TTAGAGAATGGCAGAGTTGTGTACACCAACACAATCAAAGCCTACACCACCAACCATGGAGAGATCACGCGGGAGTCTTACTTTAAACTGAGCGTGGGATGCCGAATGGATCAAGACTCGGTGGCTCAGACGATGTTTCTCATCCATCATCGTGATAACAGCAGCATTACAGGGACAGGAAAATTCAACACCAGCATGGATTACTACACATCTGGGAACTTCTACAATAAG GTGACTCAAGTGCCATACAAGGTGACGCTCAACCAAAACTTGTACGTTCAAGTGGATCTGAAGAGTCATGAGGGAAACCTGGTCCTCTTTCTTGACACCTGTGTGACCTCACCGTCACCCCACGATTTCACCAGCAGACCTTACTACCTGGTCCGTAACGG ATGTACTGCAGACAACACCTACAGGGCTTACACCACTGGCACCAGACCCTATGCCCAATTCACCTTTAAGGCCTTCAAGTTCCTGCGAGCCTCAGAGTCTGTGTACATTCAATGCAAGGTCCTGGTTTGCCAAGCCTCTGACAAAAATTCTCGCTGCCGCCGCGGCTGCGTCAGACGTCTGGCCAGAGACCTGGGGCCAGAACATGACCACCAAACTCTGGTCCTGGGTCCAATCCAGCTCAAAG GccccgagaaaaaggaagaagggACTCAGAAGGAGGACAAGGCTTAA
- the LOC132975446 gene encoding deleted in malignant brain tumors 1 protein-like isoform X2: MWTLLVLCSVIFSHPVQGEKRWTEVQTKDYSAQPSCRYYCGSNMGSCSCSSSCKHYGNCCYDYNYYCSYMYTTYWPETTTTDQPSCRYNCGGHMGSCSCSSSCEYYGNCCHDYSSYCSYATHWPVEPTTDQPSCRYNCGRHMGSCSCSSSCEYKGNCCRDYYSYCYSTTEQPGTASPCGGSLFGSGNFSSPNHPNYYHDNAYCVWYLRAADDHRIFLSFTYLELENCCSCDSISIYDGPSVSSSFLGKVCNDSQSTFYSTSKYMTVVFRTDSSVVGRGFSADFLTSLPPSSGRVSCSSDNMSIAIERSYLSSLGYDGNSLYLNDPNCRPQVNRYQVVFNYPIDTCGNVQKLENGRVVYTNTIKAYTTNHGEITRESYFKLSVGCRMDQDSVAQTMFLIHHRDNSSITGTGKFNTSMDYYTSGNFYNKVTQVPYKVTLNQNLYVQVDLKSHEGNLVLFLDTCVTSPSPHDFTSRPYYLVRNGCTADNTYRAYTTGTRPYAQFTFKAFKFLRASESVYIQCKVLVCQASDKNSRCRRGCVRRLARDLGPEHDHQTLVLGPIQLKGPEKKEEGTQKEDKA; encoded by the exons ATGTGGACTCTTTTGGTTCTTTGCAGTGTGATCTTCTCACACCCAGTGCAAG GTGAAAAAAGATGGACTGAAGTACAAACAAAGGACTACTCAG CTCAGCCCTCTTGTCGTTACTATTGCGGCTCAAACATGGGAAGCtgctcctgctccagctcctgtAAACACTATGGCAACTGTTGCTATGACTACAACT ATTACTGCAGCTACATGTACACCACTTATTGGCCTGAAACAACCACCACAG ATCAGCCTTCCTGTCGCTACAACTGTGGCGGACACATGGGAAGCtgctcctgctccagctcctgtGAATACTATGGAAACTGTTGTCATGACTACTCCT CGTACTGCAGCTACGCCACTCATTGGCCAGTCGAACCCACAACAG ATCAGCCTTCCTGTCGTTACAACTGTGGCAGACACATGGGAAGCtgctcctgctccagctcctgtGAATACAAAGGAAACTGTTGTCGTGACTACTACT cCTACTGCTATTCCACAACTGAACAACCAGGCACCG CAAGCCCATGTGGAGGCTCACTGTTTGGCTCTGGCAACTTCTCCAGCCCCAACCACCCAAACTACTACCACGACAATGCTTACTGTGTTTGGTATCTCAGAGCTGCAGACGACCACAGAATCTTCTTGTCATTCACGTACCTGGA ATTGGAGAACTGCTGCTCTTGTGACTCCATTTCAATCTACGACGGGCCGTCTGTCAGCTCAAGCTTTCTGGGGAAAGTCTGCAATGACAGTCAGAGTACTTTCTACTCTACCTCCAAATACATGACTGTGGTCTTCAGGACTGACAGTTCTGTGGTTGGTCGAGGGTTCAGTGCTGACTTCTTGACCTCTTTACCACCAAGCTCAG GTCGAGTGAGCTGTTCCTCAGACAACATGAGCATTGCGATTGAGCGTTCTTACCTGAGCTCGCTCGGCTACGATGGTAACAGTCTGTACCTGAACGACCCGAACTGCAGACCCCAGGTCAACAGATATCAGGTGGTCTTCAATTACCCCATTGATACTTGTGGCAACGTTCAAAAG TTAGAGAATGGCAGAGTTGTGTACACCAACACAATCAAAGCCTACACCACCAACCATGGAGAGATCACGCGGGAGTCTTACTTTAAACTGAGCGTGGGATGCCGAATGGATCAAGACTCGGTGGCTCAGACGATGTTTCTCATCCATCATCGTGATAACAGCAGCATTACAGGGACAGGAAAATTCAACACCAGCATGGATTACTACACATCTGGGAACTTCTACAATAAG GTGACTCAAGTGCCATACAAGGTGACGCTCAACCAAAACTTGTACGTTCAAGTGGATCTGAAGAGTCATGAGGGAAACCTGGTCCTCTTTCTTGACACCTGTGTGACCTCACCGTCACCCCACGATTTCACCAGCAGACCTTACTACCTGGTCCGTAACGG ATGTACTGCAGACAACACCTACAGGGCTTACACCACTGGCACCAGACCCTATGCCCAATTCACCTTTAAGGCCTTCAAGTTCCTGCGAGCCTCAGAGTCTGTGTACATTCAATGCAAGGTCCTGGTTTGCCAAGCCTCTGACAAAAATTCTCGCTGCCGCCGCGGCTGCGTCAGACGTCTGGCCAGAGACCTGGGGCCAGAACATGACCACCAAACTCTGGTCCTGGGTCCAATCCAGCTCAAAG GccccgagaaaaaggaagaagggACTCAGAAGGAGGACAAGGCTTAA
- the LOC132975446 gene encoding deleted in malignant brain tumors 1 protein-like isoform X1 yields MWTLLVLCSVIFSHPVQGEKRWTEVQTKDYSAQPSCRYYCGSNMGSCSCSSSCKHYGNCCYDYNYYCSYMYTTYWPETTTTDQPSCRYNCGGHMGSCSCSSSCEYYGNCCHDYSSYCSYATHWPVEPTTDQPSCRYNCGGHMGSCSCSSSCVYYGNCCQDYYSYCYSTTEQPGTASPCGGSLFGSGNFSSPNHPNYYHDNAYCVWYLRAADDHRIFLSFTYLELENCCSCDSISIYDGPSVSSSFLGKVCNDSQSTFYSTSKYMTVVFRTDSSVVGRGFSADFLTSLPPSSGRVSCSSDNMSIAIERSYLSSLGYDGNSLYLNDPNCRPQVNRYQVVFNYPIDTCGNVQKLENGRVVYTNTIKAYTTNHGEITRESYFKLSVGCRMDQDSVAQTMFLIHHRDNSSITGTGKFNTSMDYYTSGNFYNKVTQVPYKVTLNQNLYVQVDLKSHEGNLVLFLDTCVTSPSPHDFTSRPYYLVRNGCTADNTYRAYTTGTRPYAQFTFKAFKFLRASESVYIQCKVLVCQASDKNSRCRRGCVRRLARDLGPEHDHQTLVLGPIQLKGPEKKEEGTQKEDKA; encoded by the exons ATGTGGACTCTTTTGGTTCTTTGCAGTGTGATCTTCTCACACCCAGTGCAAG GTGAAAAAAGATGGACTGAAGTACAAACAAAGGACTACTCAG CTCAGCCCTCTTGTCGTTACTATTGCGGCTCAAACATGGGAAGCtgctcctgctccagctcctgtAAACACTATGGCAACTGTTGCTATGACTACAACT ATTACTGCAGCTACATGTACACCACTTATTGGCCTGAAACAACCACCACAG ATCAGCCTTCCTGTCGCTACAACTGTGGCGGACACATGGGAAGCtgctcctgctccagctcctgtGAATACTATGGAAACTGTTGTCATGACTACTCCT CGTACTGCAGCTACGCCACTCATTGGCCAGTCGAACCCACAACAG ATCAGCCTTCCTGTCGTTACAACTGTGGCGGACACATGGGAAGCtgctcctgctccagctcctgtGTATACTATGGAAACTGTTGTCAAGACTACTACT cCTACTGCTATTCCACAACTGAACAACCAGGCACCG CAAGCCCATGTGGAGGCTCACTGTTTGGCTCTGGCAACTTCTCCAGCCCCAACCACCCAAACTACTACCACGACAATGCTTACTGTGTTTGGTATCTCAGAGCTGCAGACGACCACAGAATCTTCTTGTCATTCACGTACCTGGA ATTGGAGAACTGCTGCTCTTGTGACTCCATTTCAATCTACGACGGGCCGTCTGTCAGCTCAAGCTTTCTGGGGAAAGTCTGCAATGACAGTCAGAGTACTTTCTACTCTACCTCCAAATACATGACTGTGGTCTTCAGGACTGACAGTTCTGTGGTTGGTCGAGGGTTCAGTGCTGACTTCTTGACCTCTTTACCACCAAGCTCAG GTCGAGTGAGCTGTTCCTCAGACAACATGAGCATTGCGATTGAGCGTTCTTACCTGAGCTCGCTCGGCTACGATGGTAACAGTCTGTACCTGAACGACCCGAACTGCAGACCCCAGGTCAACAGATATCAGGTGGTCTTCAATTACCCCATTGATACTTGTGGCAACGTTCAAAAG TTAGAGAATGGCAGAGTTGTGTACACCAACACAATCAAAGCCTACACCACCAACCATGGAGAGATCACGCGGGAGTCTTACTTTAAACTGAGCGTGGGATGCCGAATGGATCAAGACTCGGTGGCTCAGACGATGTTTCTCATCCATCATCGTGATAACAGCAGCATTACAGGGACAGGAAAATTCAACACCAGCATGGATTACTACACATCTGGGAACTTCTACAATAAG GTGACTCAAGTGCCATACAAGGTGACGCTCAACCAAAACTTGTACGTTCAAGTGGATCTGAAGAGTCATGAGGGAAACCTGGTCCTCTTTCTTGACACCTGTGTGACCTCACCGTCACCCCACGATTTCACCAGCAGACCTTACTACCTGGTCCGTAACGG ATGTACTGCAGACAACACCTACAGGGCTTACACCACTGGCACCAGACCCTATGCCCAATTCACCTTTAAGGCCTTCAAGTTCCTGCGAGCCTCAGAGTCTGTGTACATTCAATGCAAGGTCCTGGTTTGCCAAGCCTCTGACAAAAATTCTCGCTGCCGCCGCGGCTGCGTCAGACGTCTGGCCAGAGACCTGGGGCCAGAACATGACCACCAAACTCTGGTCCTGGGTCCAATCCAGCTCAAAG GccccgagaaaaaggaagaagggACTCAGAAGGAGGACAAGGCTTAA
- the LOC132975446 gene encoding deleted in malignant brain tumors 1 protein-like isoform X5, with the protein MSLIRRSDQPSCRNNCGMHMGSCSCSSSCPYNGNCCHDYSSYCSYATHWPVEPTTDQPSCRYNCGRHMGSCSCSSSCEYKGNCCRDYYSYCYSTTEQPGTASPCGGSLFGSGNFSSPNHPNYYHDNAYCVWYLRAADDHRIFLSFTYLELENCCSCDSISIYDGPSVSSSFLGKVCNDSQSTFYSTSKYMTVVFRTDSSVVGRGFSADFLTSLPPSSGRVSCSSDNMSIAIERSYLSSLGYDGNSLYLNDPNCRPQVNRYQVVFNYPIDTCGNVQKLENGRVVYTNTIKAYTTNHGEITRESYFKLSVGCRMDQDSVAQTMFLIHHRDNSSITGTGKFNTSMDYYTSGNFYNKVTQVPYKVTLNQNLYVQVDLKSHEGNLVLFLDTCVTSPSPHDFTSRPYYLVRNGCTADNTYRAYTTGTRPYAQFTFKAFKFLRASESVYIQCKVLVCQASDKNSRCRRGCVRRLARDLGPEHDHQTLVLGPIQLKGPEKKEEGTQKEDKA; encoded by the exons atgtctcttatacGTCGCTCAGATCAGCCTTCGTGTCGCAACAACTGTGGCATGCACATGGGAAGCtgctcctgctccagctcctgtCCATACAATGGAAACTGTTGTCATGACTACTCCT CGTACTGCAGCTACGCCACTCATTGGCCAGTCGAACCCACAACAG ATCAGCCTTCCTGTCGTTACAACTGTGGCAGACACATGGGAAGCtgctcctgctccagctcctgtGAATACAAAGGAAACTGTTGTCGTGACTACTACT cCTACTGCTATTCCACAACTGAACAACCAGGCACCG CAAGCCCATGTGGAGGCTCACTGTTTGGCTCTGGCAACTTCTCCAGCCCCAACCACCCAAACTACTACCACGACAATGCTTACTGTGTTTGGTATCTCAGAGCTGCAGACGACCACAGAATCTTCTTGTCATTCACGTACCTGGA ATTGGAGAACTGCTGCTCTTGTGACTCCATTTCAATCTACGACGGGCCGTCTGTCAGCTCAAGCTTTCTGGGGAAAGTCTGCAATGACAGTCAGAGTACTTTCTACTCTACCTCCAAATACATGACTGTGGTCTTCAGGACTGACAGTTCTGTGGTTGGTCGAGGGTTCAGTGCTGACTTCTTGACCTCTTTACCACCAAGCTCAG GTCGAGTGAGCTGTTCCTCAGACAACATGAGCATTGCGATTGAGCGTTCTTACCTGAGCTCGCTCGGCTACGATGGTAACAGTCTGTACCTGAACGACCCGAACTGCAGACCCCAGGTCAACAGATATCAGGTGGTCTTCAATTACCCCATTGATACTTGTGGCAACGTTCAAAAG TTAGAGAATGGCAGAGTTGTGTACACCAACACAATCAAAGCCTACACCACCAACCATGGAGAGATCACGCGGGAGTCTTACTTTAAACTGAGCGTGGGATGCCGAATGGATCAAGACTCGGTGGCTCAGACGATGTTTCTCATCCATCATCGTGATAACAGCAGCATTACAGGGACAGGAAAATTCAACACCAGCATGGATTACTACACATCTGGGAACTTCTACAATAAG GTGACTCAAGTGCCATACAAGGTGACGCTCAACCAAAACTTGTACGTTCAAGTGGATCTGAAGAGTCATGAGGGAAACCTGGTCCTCTTTCTTGACACCTGTGTGACCTCACCGTCACCCCACGATTTCACCAGCAGACCTTACTACCTGGTCCGTAACGG ATGTACTGCAGACAACACCTACAGGGCTTACACCACTGGCACCAGACCCTATGCCCAATTCACCTTTAAGGCCTTCAAGTTCCTGCGAGCCTCAGAGTCTGTGTACATTCAATGCAAGGTCCTGGTTTGCCAAGCCTCTGACAAAAATTCTCGCTGCCGCCGCGGCTGCGTCAGACGTCTGGCCAGAGACCTGGGGCCAGAACATGACCACCAAACTCTGGTCCTGGGTCCAATCCAGCTCAAAG GccccgagaaaaaggaagaagggACTCAGAAGGAGGACAAGGCTTAA
- the LOC132975446 gene encoding deleted in malignant brain tumors 1 protein-like isoform X4 translates to MSLIRRSDQPSCRNNCGMHMGSCSCSSSCPYNGNCCHDYSSYCSYATHWPVEPTTDQPSCRYNCGGHMGSCSCSSSCVYYGNCCQDYYSYCYSTTEQPGTASPCGGSLFGSGNFSSPNHPNYYHDNAYCVWYLRAADDHRIFLSFTYLELENCCSCDSISIYDGPSVSSSFLGKVCNDSQSTFYSTSKYMTVVFRTDSSVVGRGFSADFLTSLPPSSGRVSCSSDNMSIAIERSYLSSLGYDGNSLYLNDPNCRPQVNRYQVVFNYPIDTCGNVQKLENGRVVYTNTIKAYTTNHGEITRESYFKLSVGCRMDQDSVAQTMFLIHHRDNSSITGTGKFNTSMDYYTSGNFYNKVTQVPYKVTLNQNLYVQVDLKSHEGNLVLFLDTCVTSPSPHDFTSRPYYLVRNGCTADNTYRAYTTGTRPYAQFTFKAFKFLRASESVYIQCKVLVCQASDKNSRCRRGCVRRLARDLGPEHDHQTLVLGPIQLKGPEKKEEGTQKEDKA, encoded by the exons atgtctcttatacGTCGCTCAGATCAGCCTTCGTGTCGCAACAACTGTGGCATGCACATGGGAAGCtgctcctgctccagctcctgtCCATACAATGGAAACTGTTGTCATGACTACTCCT CGTACTGCAGCTACGCCACTCATTGGCCAGTCGAACCCACAACAG ATCAGCCTTCCTGTCGTTACAACTGTGGCGGACACATGGGAAGCtgctcctgctccagctcctgtGTATACTATGGAAACTGTTGTCAAGACTACTACT cCTACTGCTATTCCACAACTGAACAACCAGGCACCG CAAGCCCATGTGGAGGCTCACTGTTTGGCTCTGGCAACTTCTCCAGCCCCAACCACCCAAACTACTACCACGACAATGCTTACTGTGTTTGGTATCTCAGAGCTGCAGACGACCACAGAATCTTCTTGTCATTCACGTACCTGGA ATTGGAGAACTGCTGCTCTTGTGACTCCATTTCAATCTACGACGGGCCGTCTGTCAGCTCAAGCTTTCTGGGGAAAGTCTGCAATGACAGTCAGAGTACTTTCTACTCTACCTCCAAATACATGACTGTGGTCTTCAGGACTGACAGTTCTGTGGTTGGTCGAGGGTTCAGTGCTGACTTCTTGACCTCTTTACCACCAAGCTCAG GTCGAGTGAGCTGTTCCTCAGACAACATGAGCATTGCGATTGAGCGTTCTTACCTGAGCTCGCTCGGCTACGATGGTAACAGTCTGTACCTGAACGACCCGAACTGCAGACCCCAGGTCAACAGATATCAGGTGGTCTTCAATTACCCCATTGATACTTGTGGCAACGTTCAAAAG TTAGAGAATGGCAGAGTTGTGTACACCAACACAATCAAAGCCTACACCACCAACCATGGAGAGATCACGCGGGAGTCTTACTTTAAACTGAGCGTGGGATGCCGAATGGATCAAGACTCGGTGGCTCAGACGATGTTTCTCATCCATCATCGTGATAACAGCAGCATTACAGGGACAGGAAAATTCAACACCAGCATGGATTACTACACATCTGGGAACTTCTACAATAAG GTGACTCAAGTGCCATACAAGGTGACGCTCAACCAAAACTTGTACGTTCAAGTGGATCTGAAGAGTCATGAGGGAAACCTGGTCCTCTTTCTTGACACCTGTGTGACCTCACCGTCACCCCACGATTTCACCAGCAGACCTTACTACCTGGTCCGTAACGG ATGTACTGCAGACAACACCTACAGGGCTTACACCACTGGCACCAGACCCTATGCCCAATTCACCTTTAAGGCCTTCAAGTTCCTGCGAGCCTCAGAGTCTGTGTACATTCAATGCAAGGTCCTGGTTTGCCAAGCCTCTGACAAAAATTCTCGCTGCCGCCGCGGCTGCGTCAGACGTCTGGCCAGAGACCTGGGGCCAGAACATGACCACCAAACTCTGGTCCTGGGTCCAATCCAGCTCAAAG GccccgagaaaaaggaagaagggACTCAGAAGGAGGACAAGGCTTAA
- the agt gene encoding angiotensinogen: protein MKILQLLLLALLLCCYLSGSQANRVYIHPFHLFAAENVSCETMHSQTSKPFSTLPVAPLDMEVLTPDSRDLSKVDTQKQNITERTAVLAQLLNSLGLRMYQALSSKQQSTNTLLSPVNAYGSLVTFYLGASKRTASSFQLLLGLSSDTDQEDCVSLVDGHKVLKTLQSINSLVDDGPKDEITNQVWTFSRQGAQLSEDFIQGTHDFSDTSFIRSVDFSKPQEAEQLVNSFVDNTSGGKVNSIFNELNPSSDLLFLTSFYFQGNWRTAFQTERTSMEFHVDESTTVMAPLMTHTGQYHFVNDKVRRCTVVKLSLSKRSYMLIVLPHEKAALLDIESRLRTDVMSDWYQNLQEGLLELTLPKFSMSSVTDIRDLLTNMDPEIEAKLLGSQAEFSQLSNTKPFIINKAFNKVMFEMSEEGAEPQDKIQEAGVPLKLSINRPFFFSVIEGDSNAILMLGKITNPTL, encoded by the exons ATGAAGATTCTGCAGCTGTTGCTTCTAGCCCTCCTGCTATGCTGCTACCTCTCAGGAAGCCAAGCAAACCGCGTCTACATCCACCCCTTCCATCTCTTTGCGGCTGAAAATGTCAGCTGTGAGACCATGCACTCCCAGACATCCAAGCCCTTTAGCACACTTCCAGTGGCTCCCCTTGATATGGAAGTCCTAACACCAGACAGCAGGGACCTGTCCAAAGTGGACACACAGAAGCAGAACATCACAGAGAGGACGGCGGTTCTGGCACAGCTTCTAAACTCTTTGGGTCTAAGGATGTACCAGGCTCTCAGCAGCAAACAGCAAAGCACCAacaccctcctctctccagtCAACGCCTACGGATCCCTCGTCACCTTTTACCTGGGAGCATCAAAGAGGACAGCAAGCTCTTTCCAG CTTCTTCTGGGCTTGAGCAGCGACACTGACCAAGAGGACTGTGTGTCCTTAGTGGACGGACACAAGGTCCTCAAGACCCTGCAGAGCATCAACTCTCTGGTGGATGATGGACCCAAAGACGAAATCACAAACCAGGTGTGGACCTTCTCTCGCCAGGGTGCTCAACTGTCCGAGGACTTTATTCAAGGCACACATGACTTCTCGGACACTTCGTTCATCCGCAGCGTTGACTTCTCCAAACCTCAGGAGGCAGAGCAGTTGGTGAACAGCTTTGTGGACAATACATCCGGCGGGAAGGTGAATAGCATCTTCAATGAGCTGAACCCCAGCAGCGACCTTCTGTTCCTTACGTCCTTCTATTTCCAAG GCAACTGGAGGACAGCCTTCCAAACAGAGAGGACATCCATGGAGTTTCATGTGGATGAATCAACCACAGTAATGGCCCCACTGATGACCCACACGGGTCAGTACCACTTCGTGAATGATAAG GTTCGTCGTTGCACAGTTGTGAAGCTGTCCCTAAGCAAGCGGTCCTACATGTTGATTGTGCTGCCTCATGAGAAGGCTGCCCTGCTCGACATAGAGTCGAGGCTCCGCACCGATGTCATGTCTGACTGGTATCAGAACCTCCAGGAAGG TCTGTTGGAGCTCACACTCCCAAAGTTCTCCATGTCTTCTGTCACTGATATACGTGACCTACTGACCAACATGGATCCAGAAATTGAGGCCAAACTGTTGGGGTCCCAGGCTGAGTTCAGCCAACTCAGCAACACCAAACCTTTCATTATAAACAAG GCGTTCAACAAGGTCATGTTTGAGATGTCAGAGGAAGGAGCAGAACCTCAGGACAAGATCCAAGAAGCAGGAGTCCCACTGAAACTGTCCATCAACCGGccgttctttttttctgtcatcgAAGGAGATTCTAACGCCATCCTCATGCTCGGCAAGATCACCAACCCGACCCTCTAG